In Triticum aestivum cultivar Chinese Spring chromosome 5B, IWGSC CS RefSeq v2.1, whole genome shotgun sequence, the following proteins share a genomic window:
- the LOC123111070 gene encoding WD repeat-containing protein 44 has translation MRGDKEAFFHCLDRVPSGIHIDTDHPSDDDDDEEARSSFSSAMGDHNFQSFRRPQSAMLLEDEDQEPEPEMEDASKYDMWMSDEPMSIQERRRRLHQGLGMVSSRDLALRRHSTKKRFIDVPRSVSRRMQQMPPSLPVAPAANAPTPSVAAAETTRAPPSGLAAAREMLKQPPAKPITRRRSDGFLAVRDGSGRPSLRRARSLLSPHDPCSSSLIDKFKATRDMPAVTMPASAPADKGTKGDGDDGGQTKKQDNSKEGAVMAAPKDQNQTGVQHGLEEIEKFIGNTPIMKHLMRRGPSQHHQPMPPAAAAAPPKGDKSAGKKKGGWLKNIKSVATTIGFIQDNGKPVPASMATGAAPSTGPASAAVPPSSSSTSTEKLKVQNYGKSSKELTGLYMSQEIQAHEGSIWSIKFSADGRRLASAGEDCLVRVWEVVETSAPPSSVPQDGSLPPLPGGADGSSQAPGLSKKSTTKGGKTALPEHLVVPDKVFALAEQALCVLEGHEDDVLDLTWSKSDQLLSSSMDKTVRLWDTASKACLKKFSHSDYVTSIQFNPVDDRYFISGSLDAKVRLWSIPNRQVVDWTDVNEMVTAASYSPDGQSAIIGSHQGSCRFYKTADCKISPEAQIDVQSKKRKSQAKKITGFQYAPGNPSEVLVTSADSQIRVFDGVTMVQKFRGFKNTSSQIAAAYTSDGRYVVCASEDSHVYIWRTTRSAPAAAAIGIGMKPKTWCTIRSYENFYCKDVSAAVPWTHSPSLPGSPKSHQGVVSCNDDVCSMASHAAKPDVSKSGELSRVTKSGELSSPAAPSPHSGPLDTPSSRHASKTGANASDSGNAWGLVVVTATLSGEIRVYQNFGTPFRIKGQGNLFY, from the exons ACCACCCctccgacgacgacgatgacgaagaggcccgctcctccttctcctccgccatgggCGACCACAACTTCCAGAGCTTCCGCCGGCCCCAGTCGGCCATGCTGCTGGAGGACGAGGACCAGGAGCCGGAGCCGGAGATGGAGGACGCGTCCAAGTACGACATGTGGATGTCCGACGAGCCCATGTCCATccaggagcgccgccgccgcctgcaccaGGGCCTGGGGATGGTCAGCAGCCGGGACCTCGCGCTGCGCCGCCACAGCACCAAGAAGCGCTTCATCGACGTGCCACGGAGCGTGTCCAGGAGGATGCAGCAGATGCCACCGTCGTTGCCCGTCGCGCCAGCCGCCAACGCCCCGACTCCGAGCGTTGCCGCCGCGGAGACAACTCGCGCGCCGCCGTCGGGGCTGGCCGCCGCGCGCGAGATGCTCAAACAGCCGCCGGCCAAACCCATCACGAGACGCCGGTCGGACGGCTTCCTCGCCGTGCGAGACGGCTCCGGAAGGCCGTCTCTGCGTCGTGCTCGCTCCTTGCTCAGCCCGCACGACCCCTGCAGCAGCTCACTCATCGATAAGTTTAAAGCGACACGTGATATGCCCGCCGTGACCATGCCGGCGTCAGCGCCCGCGGATAAAGGCACCAaaggtgacggggacgacggcggccaGACCAAGAAACAGGACAACAGCAAGGAGGGTGCCGTCATGGCTGCGCCCAAGGACCAGAACCAGACCGGCGTGCAGCATGGTCTGGAGGAGATCGAGAAGTTCATCGGCAACACCCCCATCATGAAGCACCTAATGCGGCGCGGCCCGAGCCAGCACCACCAGCCCATGCCGCCGGCTGCAGCTGCGGCACCGCCCAAGGGCGACAAGTCGGCGGGCAAGAAGAAGGGCGGATGGCTCAAGAACATCAAGTCGGTCGCCACCACCATCGGCTTCATCCAAGACAATGGCAAGCCGGTCCCCGCCAGCATGGCCACAGGCGCAGCCCCCAGTACGGGCCCCGCCAGTGCAGCCGTtccaccttcctcctcctcgacgtcCACGGAGAAGCTCAAGGTTCAAAACTATGGCAAGTCGAGCAAGGAGCTCACTGGATTGTACATGTCCCAG GAGATCCAGGCGCACGAGGGGTCCATATGGAGCATCAAGTTCAGCGCGGACGGGCGGCGGCTGGCGAGCGCCGGTGAGGACTGCCTGGTGCGCGTGTGGGAGGTGGTGGAGACCAGTGCGCCGCCGAGCTCCGTGCCGCAGGACGGGTCCCTGCCCCCTCTGCCCGGCGGGGCGGACGGATCGTCGCAGGCGCCGGGGCTGTCCAAGAAGTCGACGACCAAGGGCGGCAAGACCGCGCTCCCGGAGCACCTCGTGGTCCCCGACAAGGTGTTCGCTCTGGCCGAGCAGGCGCTGTGCGTCCTGGAGGGGCACGAGGACGACGTGCTGGACCTCACCTGGTCCAAGTCCGATCAG TTGCTGTCGTCGTCCATGGACAAGACGGTGCGGCTGTGGGACACGGCGAGCAAGGCCTGCCTCAAGAAGTTCTCGCACAGCGACTACG TGACGAGCATCCAGTTCAACCCGGTGGATGACCGGTACTTCATCAGCGGCTCGCTGGACGCCAAGGTGCGCCTGTGGAGCATCCCCAACCGGCAGGTCGTCGACTGGACCGACGTCAACGAGATGGTCACCGCCGCTTCCTATTCCCCCGACGGCCAG AGCGCCATCATCGGCTCGCACCAAGGGAGCTGCCGGTTCTACAAGACAGCAG ACTGCAAGATCAGCCCGGAGGCTCAGATCGACGTCCAGTCCAAGAAGCGCAAGTCGCAGGCCAAGAAGATCACCGGATTCCAG TATGCCCCGGGGAACCCGTCGGAAGTGCTGGTCACCTCGGCCGACTCGCAGATCCGCGTCTTCGACGGCGTCACCATGGTCCAGAAGTTCAGAG GATTCAAGAACACGAGCAGCCAGATCGCGGCGGCCTACACCTCCGACGGGCGGTACGTGGTGTGCGCGAGCGAGGACTCGCACGTCTACATCTGGAGGACCACCCGGAGCGCGCCCGCCGCGGCGGCCATCGGCATCGGCATGAAGCCCAAGACGTGGTGCACCATCCGCTCCTACGAGAACTTCTACTGCAAGGACGTCTCCGCCGCCGTCCCGTGGACCCACTCGCCGTCCCTGCCCGGCAGCCCAAAGTCGCACCAGGGCGTCGTGTCGTGCAATGACGACGTGTGCAGCATGGCGAGCCACGCCGCCAAGCCGGACGTGAGCAAGAGCGGCGAGCTGAGCAGGGTGACCAAGAGCGGCGAGCTGAGCAGCCCCGCGGCGCCGTCGCCACACTCGGGCCCGCTAGACACGCCGTCGTCGCGGCACGCCAGCAAGACCGGAGCCAACGCCTCGGACAGCGGCAACGCGTGGGGCTTGGTGGTAGTCACGGCGACCTTGAGCGGCGAGATAAGGGTGTACCAGAACTTCGGGACGCCCTTCAGGATCAAAGGCCAGGGCAATCTGTTTTACTGA